From the genome of Vibrio gangliei, one region includes:
- a CDS encoding PH domain-containing protein — protein sequence MSKEPKHLKAFKEKHLDSNDTVIAWSEGYIGEMMGKGENTQHNGIFIVTNTKAAFYRKGFLGEILETIPLKQITSIERKSSLGHRIIRLHTSHDDLEFKTFDKEGESEIIQAIEKVRNNSPQPEKTQHNEIDAIEKIKKLGELKELGLLTDSEFEEKKAHILQQI from the coding sequence ATGAGCAAAGAACCTAAGCACCTTAAAGCTTTTAAAGAAAAGCATTTAGATTCAAATGACACTGTTATTGCTTGGTCAGAAGGTTATATTGGAGAGATGATGGGGAAAGGCGAAAATACTCAACATAATGGTATTTTTATTGTTACAAATACAAAAGCTGCATTCTACCGTAAAGGTTTTCTAGGTGAAATTCTTGAAACCATTCCTTTAAAGCAAATAACTTCTATTGAAAGAAAATCATCATTAGGACATCGAATAATAAGACTTCATACAAGTCATGACGATCTTGAATTCAAAACCTTTGATAAAGAGGGTGAATCAGAAATTATTCAAGCTATTGAAAAAGTTCGAAATAATTCACCTCAACCAGAAAAAACACAACATAATGAAATTGATGCTATTGAAAAAATTAAGAAACTTGGTGAATTGAAAGAGCTTGGATTACTCACAGATAGTGAGTTTGAAGAAAAAAAAGCTCACATCTTGCAACAAATATAA